A window of Streptomyces sp. N50 contains these coding sequences:
- a CDS encoding DUF2306 domain-containing protein, with protein sequence MRRPTNSAWRRATMIAVTAVCLAYAPIAMTELWPYARPGAPAFGEWVMGHVVNPRYVTDALAGRVAPYRHSLVPMIVHSVLGGALMLLGPAQLLTAARRRARLHRTLGVIFAVTVYVSMAGAGIYLARTAPQDAFSGPAFWIVLATLLVGTVMSVTFGILAAIGGLFDLHQRWMLLCYAFLLTAPLLRLEWGFLPRLLPGLTMEQINQVAIMHLGSVVAFGALIASRARDRRTTVEGVSGSWVPLPVLAVAQLAGAGALLWIARSYLDFGATGRRLLWAYLLPYAVSYAVMAVNARRAGREGRPWAREEWRLHLTALCLAPVLSVGAAPVFQRALGLDRLTALSAGVAIGCGMLAFAATTVVSLRVLSARTPAVGVRGRLLPGSVSGDRRAVAAAGAVRRGTPR encoded by the coding sequence GTGCGTCGTCCGACGAACAGCGCCTGGCGCCGCGCCACGATGATCGCGGTCACGGCCGTGTGCCTGGCCTACGCGCCGATCGCGATGACCGAACTCTGGCCCTACGCCCGCCCCGGTGCCCCCGCCTTCGGTGAATGGGTCATGGGCCACGTCGTCAATCCGCGCTACGTCACCGACGCCCTCGCCGGCCGCGTCGCGCCCTACCGCCACAGCCTCGTCCCGATGATCGTGCACTCGGTCCTCGGCGGCGCCCTCATGCTCCTCGGCCCTGCCCAACTCCTCACCGCCGCCCGCCGACGCGCCCGCCTGCACCGCACGCTGGGCGTGATCTTCGCGGTCACGGTGTACGTCTCGATGGCCGGCGCCGGGATCTATCTGGCACGCACCGCACCCCAAGACGCGTTCAGCGGCCCCGCGTTCTGGATCGTGCTCGCCACCCTGCTGGTCGGCACCGTCATGAGCGTCACCTTCGGCATCCTCGCCGCGATCGGCGGCCTTTTCGACCTGCACCAGCGCTGGATGCTCCTCTGCTACGCGTTCCTCCTCACCGCCCCGCTGCTGCGCCTCGAATGGGGCTTCCTGCCAAGGCTGTTGCCCGGCCTGACCATGGAGCAGATCAACCAGGTGGCCATCATGCACCTGGGCTCGGTGGTCGCGTTCGGCGCGCTGATCGCCTCGCGCGCACGGGACCGCCGTACGACGGTGGAGGGCGTGTCGGGTTCCTGGGTGCCGCTGCCCGTGCTCGCCGTCGCGCAACTCGCCGGTGCGGGCGCCCTGTTGTGGATCGCGCGCTCGTATCTCGACTTCGGCGCGACCGGACGGCGGCTGCTGTGGGCCTATCTCCTTCCCTACGCGGTCAGTTACGCCGTGATGGCCGTCAACGCCCGCCGCGCCGGACGTGAGGGTCGACCGTGGGCCCGGGAGGAATGGCGGCTGCACCTCACGGCGCTGTGCCTGGCGCCGGTGCTGTCGGTCGGTGCCGCTCCGGTCTTCCAACGCGCCCTGGGACTCGACCGGTTGACGGCTCTGTCGGCCGGGGTCGCCATCGGGTGCGGGATGCTGGCTTTCGCCGCCACCACGGTCGTGAGCCTGCGTGTTCTGTCCGCCCGCACCCCCGCCGTGGGCGTGAGGGGACGCCTGCTGCCCGGTTCGGTCAGTGGGGATAGGCGCGCGGTGGCCGCTGCCGGGGCAGTTCGTCGCGGAACTCCTCGATGA
- a CDS encoding PadR family transcriptional regulator yields MSDARLTTSSFLVLGIIDRLGEASPYDVKTEAARTVAPFWSVPHAQVYAQCDRLLEAGLLSQVRQESGRNRRVLTLTGQGRSVLRSWLDDPEFVPVEARERGILKLWFGGRPDVLAPAQLGEHERTLRGYEELADGVGELLTPGQREALEFGIRYERMMVDFWQWVRHRDERTQDR; encoded by the coding sequence ATGTCTGACGCGCGGCTGACCACGTCCTCCTTCCTGGTCCTCGGCATCATCGACAGACTCGGCGAGGCGAGCCCGTACGACGTGAAGACGGAGGCCGCGCGGACCGTCGCGCCGTTCTGGTCGGTGCCGCACGCGCAGGTGTACGCCCAGTGCGACCGGCTGCTGGAGGCGGGGCTGTTGTCCCAGGTGCGGCAGGAAAGCGGCCGCAACCGCAGGGTGCTGACCCTCACGGGCCAGGGCCGGTCCGTCCTCCGGAGCTGGCTCGACGACCCGGAGTTCGTGCCGGTCGAGGCCAGGGAACGCGGCATTCTGAAGCTCTGGTTCGGCGGCCGACCCGACGTCCTGGCCCCGGCCCAGCTCGGCGAGCACGAGAGGACCCTGCGCGGCTACGAGGAACTCGCCGACGGCGTGGGCGAGTTGCTGACCCCCGGGCAGCGCGAGGCGCTGGAGTTCGGCATCCGGTACGAGCGGATGATGGTCGACTTCTGGCAGTGGGTGCGGCACCGCGACGAACGCACGCAGGACCGTTGA
- a CDS encoding alpha-L-fucosidase → MPMQPWFRDAKLGIFVHYGIYAVDGVPESWSFYSGQVPHDQYMRQLDGFTAARYEPRAWARLFARAGAKYAVLTARHHDGVALWDTAHGDLDVVRRTPAGRDLIGPYAEALREEGLNVGLYYSHSDWNHPDYASTAHPRPPDEEIRTNPYASAQPGHEDPAAWARYLAYRDGQVGELVDRFRPDLLWFDGEWERGEEQWGMRELAGLILAGNPDTVLNARMLSHGDYATPEQGVPLQAPDGPWELCLTVNDSWGFQHGDEHHKSVRQLVRYFTETIGMGGNLLLDVGPMEDGTITPAQTERLEGLGAWIARHSEAVYGTVAGLPAGHHYGPSTLSADRRTLYLVCFDPPRESVSVRGLRTPVKRITVLGTGAELGHDVIGGLGDVPGVTWIDAPGAADVDESATVLAVELDGELDLYRGAGRD, encoded by the coding sequence ATGCCGATGCAACCCTGGTTCCGCGATGCCAAGTTGGGCATCTTCGTCCACTACGGGATCTATGCCGTCGACGGTGTGCCGGAGTCCTGGTCCTTCTACTCGGGCCAGGTCCCGCACGACCAGTACATGCGCCAGCTCGACGGGTTCACCGCCGCACGGTACGAACCACGGGCCTGGGCGCGGCTGTTCGCGCGAGCGGGTGCCAAGTACGCGGTGCTGACCGCCCGCCACCACGACGGCGTGGCCCTGTGGGACACGGCCCACGGTGACCTGGACGTGGTCCGCCGCACCCCGGCGGGCCGCGATCTGATCGGACCGTACGCGGAGGCGCTGCGCGAGGAGGGCCTCAACGTCGGCCTGTACTACTCCCATTCGGACTGGAACCACCCCGACTACGCCAGCACGGCGCACCCCCGGCCGCCCGACGAGGAGATCCGCACCAACCCGTACGCCTCCGCACAGCCCGGCCACGAGGACCCGGCCGCCTGGGCGCGCTACCTCGCCTACCGCGACGGCCAGGTCGGCGAGCTGGTCGACCGCTTCCGGCCCGACCTGTTGTGGTTCGACGGCGAGTGGGAGCGCGGCGAAGAGCAGTGGGGCATGCGGGAGTTGGCGGGGCTGATCCTCGCCGGGAACCCCGACACCGTCCTCAACGCCCGCATGCTCAGCCACGGCGACTACGCGACGCCCGAGCAGGGGGTGCCGCTGCAAGCGCCGGACGGGCCGTGGGAGTTGTGCCTGACGGTCAACGACTCGTGGGGTTTCCAGCACGGGGACGAGCACCACAAGTCCGTGCGGCAGTTGGTGCGTTACTTCACGGAGACGATCGGGATGGGCGGAAATCTCCTCCTCGACGTCGGCCCGATGGAGGACGGGACCATAACGCCCGCACAGACGGAGCGACTTGAAGGACTCGGCGCGTGGATCGCCCGGCACTCCGAGGCGGTGTACGGCACAGTCGCCGGTCTGCCCGCCGGGCACCACTACGGCCCCAGCACCCTCTCCGCCGACCGCCGCACGCTGTACCTGGTGTGCTTCGATCCGCCGCGCGAGTCGGTGTCGGTGCGCGGGCTGCGTACGCCCGTCAAGCGGATCACCGTCCTCGGCACCGGTGCCGAGCTCGGTCACGACGTCATCGGCGGGCTCGGTGACGTGCCGGGCGTGACGTGGATCGACGCCCCGGGTGCGGCCGACGTGGACGAGTCTGCGACGGTCCTGGCGGTCGAGCTGGACGGGGAGTTGGACCTCTACAGAGGTGCGGGCCGGGACTGA
- a CDS encoding helix-turn-helix transcriptional regulator yields the protein MSATNGPGTHVRIGLDAPPRVAGLGVGVHGTVSPRDVFRLPDLWQLHLYAYEAELTVDGVAHEIRPGHVSLVPPGALVRFHYRGRSEHLFAHLELPSAGERLTVPVMQDAGTQTPVLTDLMRRAVAAAPRNSARAAAELWTLLWRVADLATPEAGGTTGPHPALALAMAHIESNLAAQLAVPDVAQAAGVSHNHLIRLFRAETGTTVVAYLRHRRMERARHLLRESTLSIPAIAAAVGIGDLQAFNKACRRELGASPRAVRAGAS from the coding sequence GTGAGCGCGACCAACGGCCCTGGAACCCATGTACGGATCGGCCTCGACGCCCCACCACGCGTGGCCGGCCTCGGCGTCGGCGTGCACGGCACGGTGAGCCCGCGCGACGTGTTCCGGCTGCCCGACCTCTGGCAGCTCCATCTGTACGCCTACGAGGCCGAGTTGACCGTCGACGGGGTGGCGCACGAGATCAGGCCCGGCCATGTGAGCCTGGTGCCGCCCGGCGCACTGGTGCGGTTCCACTACCGGGGCCGCTCCGAGCATCTCTTCGCCCACCTGGAACTCCCGTCCGCCGGTGAGCGGTTGACCGTGCCCGTGATGCAGGACGCCGGTACGCAGACGCCCGTGCTGACCGACCTGATGCGGCGTGCGGTCGCGGCGGCGCCGCGCAACTCCGCACGCGCGGCGGCGGAGTTGTGGACGCTGCTGTGGCGCGTGGCGGACCTGGCGACCCCGGAGGCGGGCGGAACCACCGGCCCCCACCCGGCACTCGCCCTGGCCATGGCGCACATCGAGTCGAACCTCGCGGCCCAACTGGCCGTCCCCGACGTGGCGCAGGCGGCCGGCGTCTCCCACAACCACCTCATCCGCCTGTTCCGTGCCGAGACCGGCACCACGGTCGTCGCCTACCTCCGGCACCGCCGCATGGAACGCGCCCGGCATCTGCTGCGTGAGTCGACCCTGTCCATCCCGGCGATCGCGGCCGCCGTCGGCATCGGCGACCTCCAGGCCTTCAACAAGGCGTGCAGGCGCGAACTGGGGGCTTCACCCAGGGCAGTTCGCGCCGGTGCCTCGTGA
- a CDS encoding YkvA family protein: MDSTTTVIVIVAVLAVMLLAVALGVFVRLVRTRRSMRRAGLPTGPKWVFWGAVLYFVLPTDLMPDPVYLDDIAVLLLALRTMRNSLGEQEKGLPGELD; this comes from the coding sequence GTGGACTCGACCACGACCGTGATCGTCATCGTCGCGGTGCTCGCGGTGATGCTGCTCGCCGTGGCCCTCGGAGTGTTCGTGCGGCTCGTCCGTACCCGGCGCTCGATGCGGCGCGCAGGCCTTCCGACCGGCCCCAAATGGGTTTTCTGGGGTGCCGTCCTCTACTTCGTGCTGCCCACCGACCTGATGCCCGATCCCGTGTATCTGGACGACATCGCCGTCCTCCTCCTCGCTCTTCGCACGATGCGCAACTCCCTCGGGGAGCAGGAGAAGGGGCTGCCGGGCGAGCTCGACTGA
- the tgmA gene encoding putative ATP-grasp-modified RiPP: MQPFALNYARPAAQLELTAPYSYDSGLQLNVLADGRVAAHDLALLRELGTTTSTAGSKTHFDD; encoded by the coding sequence ATGCAACCGTTCGCGCTCAACTACGCTCGCCCGGCAGCACAGTTGGAGCTCACCGCTCCGTACAGCTACGACTCCGGACTGCAGTTGAACGTGCTCGCCGACGGACGGGTCGCCGCCCATGATCTCGCTCTGCTGAGAGAACTGGGGACCACGACGTCCACCGCGGGATCGAAGACTCACTTCGACGACTGA
- the tgmB gene encoding ATP-grasp ribosomal peptide maturase, giving the protein MTVLVLTCEEDVTADMVVVHLHASGVPVVRIDPADLTGGVALSGEYVHGAFRGHLSAGGRLVSVSGLRSIWVRRPGTPATRAPQPSAWLTEEASQALYGMLRGCGARWMNHPDASRRARHKPWQLRHAQHSGLPVPATLITTFPQAAREFSRRFPDLVVKPVSGSHPQDPPRAVPTSRVAPDTDFAAVAFGPTLLQRRVAKRADIRLTVVGDRMLAARTVTAPDADPAEVDVRFATSAQPWCPVEVPPRIAAAVLTYMRDAELAYGAFDFAEDGDGTWWFLECNQSGQFGFVEAETGQPIARTIAEWLALPAASEREGLVNGSDSAVG; this is encoded by the coding sequence ATGACCGTCCTGGTCCTTACCTGCGAAGAGGACGTCACAGCGGACATGGTGGTGGTCCACCTCCACGCGTCCGGCGTCCCCGTGGTCCGGATCGATCCCGCCGACCTCACCGGCGGGGTCGCGCTGTCCGGGGAGTACGTGCACGGAGCCTTCCGCGGTCATCTGTCCGCCGGGGGGCGGCTGGTGAGCGTGAGCGGACTCCGGTCCATCTGGGTGCGCAGACCGGGCACTCCGGCGACCCGCGCGCCCCAGCCCTCCGCGTGGCTGACCGAGGAGGCCTCCCAGGCGCTCTACGGCATGCTCCGCGGCTGTGGCGCCCGCTGGATGAACCACCCCGACGCGTCCCGCCGCGCCCGGCACAAGCCCTGGCAGCTGCGCCACGCCCAGCACAGCGGCCTGCCCGTGCCGGCCACTCTGATCACCACGTTCCCGCAGGCCGCCCGCGAGTTCTCGCGGCGCTTCCCGGACCTGGTGGTCAAGCCGGTCTCCGGTTCCCATCCGCAGGATCCGCCCCGCGCGGTGCCGACGAGCCGGGTCGCGCCGGACACCGACTTCGCCGCCGTCGCGTTCGGCCCGACGCTGCTGCAGCGCCGGGTCGCCAAGCGCGCGGACATCCGGCTCACCGTGGTGGGCGACCGGATGCTCGCCGCCCGTACGGTGACCGCCCCCGACGCCGACCCCGCCGAGGTCGACGTCCGTTTCGCCACCTCCGCGCAGCCCTGGTGCCCCGTCGAGGTCCCGCCGCGCATCGCCGCGGCCGTCCTGACGTACATGCGCGATGCCGAACTGGCCTACGGCGCCTTCGACTTCGCCGAGGACGGCGACGGCACCTGGTGGTTCCTGGAGTGCAACCAGTCGGGCCAGTTCGGCTTCGTCGAGGCGGAGACCGGCCAGCCGATCGCCCGGACCATCGCGGAGTGGCTGGCCCTGCCCGCCGCCTCGGAACGGGAGGGCCTCGTCAACGGGTCGGACAGCGCGGTCGGTTGA
- a CDS encoding serine hydrolase domain-containing protein, with product MPLPLRLVSLLVATCVGALVPASPAAADDHSLQRGLDELVAAPDGPPGVIVVLRDGDHQRVLRAGTADITTGRPLEPNDHTRTASTSKAFSGAVALSLVRQHRLALDDTIGTRLPHQPKAWRKVTLRQLLQHTSGLPDFSESTRFRSLIQADPHHHFDSRRLLDFVAGEPLRFTPGSQYRYSNSDNIAVALMAEAATGTRYEDLLRHDVYKPLGLRDTSLPQGYEMPEPYMHGYAVGGPSGPEDVSEAIGMSGVWASGGITSSPRDLTAFISGYAAGALTSKAVVQEQRHWIPGASEPAGPGRNSAGLALFRYDTRCGVVLGHTGNTLGYTQLIAATPDGRRSLTFSLTTQVNQAGNPELLAKVRAVEEDAVCSLLGTYGAERHS from the coding sequence ATGCCCCTCCCGCTCCGCCTCGTCTCCCTCCTGGTCGCCACCTGCGTGGGCGCCCTCGTCCCCGCCTCGCCCGCCGCGGCCGACGACCACTCCCTCCAGCGCGGCCTCGACGAACTGGTCGCCGCCCCCGACGGCCCGCCCGGCGTGATCGTCGTGCTCCGCGACGGTGACCACCAACGCGTCCTGCGCGCAGGCACCGCCGACATCACCACCGGCCGCCCCCTCGAACCGAACGACCACACCCGGACCGCGAGCACCAGCAAGGCGTTCAGCGGGGCGGTGGCCCTGAGCCTCGTACGACAGCACCGGCTCGCCCTCGACGACACGATCGGCACCCGGCTGCCCCACCAGCCCAAGGCCTGGCGGAAGGTGACCCTGCGCCAGCTGCTCCAACACACCAGCGGACTCCCGGACTTCAGCGAGAGCACCCGCTTCCGCAGCCTCATCCAGGCCGACCCACACCATCACTTCGACTCACGGCGCCTGCTCGACTTCGTGGCGGGCGAACCGCTGCGCTTCACGCCGGGCTCGCAGTACCGCTACTCCAACTCCGACAACATCGCCGTAGCGCTGATGGCGGAGGCGGCGACCGGTACCCGCTACGAGGACCTGCTGCGCCACGACGTCTACAAGCCGCTGGGGCTGCGCGACACGAGCCTGCCGCAGGGGTACGAGATGCCGGAGCCCTACATGCACGGATACGCGGTCGGCGGACCGTCCGGACCGGAGGACGTCAGCGAGGCGATCGGGATGTCGGGCGTGTGGGCCTCGGGCGGGATCACCTCCTCGCCCCGCGACCTGACGGCGTTCATCAGCGGCTACGCGGCCGGGGCCCTCACCTCGAAGGCGGTCGTCCAGGAACAGCGGCACTGGATCCCCGGGGCTTCCGAACCGGCCGGCCCGGGCCGCAACAGCGCCGGACTCGCGCTCTTCCGCTACGACACCCGGTGCGGGGTCGTACTCGGACATACCGGGAACACCCTCGGTTACACACAGTTGATCGCGGCCACCCCCGACGGCCGACGCTCGCTCACTTTCTCATTGACAACTCAGGTGAACCAGGCGGGGAATCCGGAACTCCTGGCCAAGGTGCGCGCGGTCGAAGAGGACGCGGTGTGCTCCCTGTTGGGGACATACGGGGCGGAGCGCCACTCCTGA
- a CDS encoding SpoIIE family protein phosphatase, whose translation MDAYGAGDGVPAAPGGLLDLLRVAAVVLDAGGYIGLWSPEAEQLLGYSPEEALTQRADRLLVSPDDRVRARELFAQVGTGARWAGVFPLLHRDGTERLVEFRTMRLRDSHGQPHLLGLAADATTVRGVERDLALSHSLVRQTPVGIAVFDTDLRWVGVNPALERINGVPEEQVVGRRVGEMLPGLDVAAIEARMRHVLITGKPLLDQQTVGRTAADVVDRAYSESYHRIEDAQGRVLGLAMAVLDVTEREQAAAEVAQARQHLSVVAEAGVRIGTTLDLQQTARELADVAVPHVADLAAVDVLESVVTDGTITPVTEDAQVEFRALAVAAGYLTDAIHAADPVGELATYGPNRIITQCVREAGPILVERVDPPTMRRIARDGRAAQTLRTAGVHSYLAVPLMARGEVLGTLSLYRTVNERPFDEQDRVLATELAARAAICIDNARLYGRERTTALTLQRSLLPPAPARQEGLDIAARYLPALSEVGGDWYDVLPLGPGRTGLVVGDVMGKGVQAAAIMGQLSTATRALARLDLPPAELLHHLDDLTGSLGDAIATCAYGVVDLGRGTCALSSAGHLPPVLIHPDGNAELLDIPGGVPLGVGGVDFGTAEVDFTTGALLALYSDGLVENRGENIDVGLHALTRLLQSSRRPLEQTSDMLLNALRPEPDDDVALLLVRVTG comes from the coding sequence ATGGACGCTTACGGTGCCGGGGACGGTGTCCCGGCCGCCCCGGGCGGGCTGCTGGACCTGTTGCGGGTCGCGGCGGTGGTGCTGGACGCCGGCGGGTACATCGGGCTGTGGAGTCCCGAGGCGGAGCAGTTGCTCGGCTACTCCCCCGAGGAGGCGCTGACCCAGCGCGCGGACCGGCTGCTGGTGTCGCCCGACGACCGGGTCAGGGCGCGTGAGCTGTTCGCGCAGGTCGGTACGGGTGCCCGCTGGGCGGGGGTGTTCCCGCTGCTGCACCGGGACGGCACGGAGCGGTTGGTGGAGTTCCGCACGATGCGGCTGCGCGACAGCCACGGTCAGCCGCATCTGCTGGGTCTCGCGGCGGACGCCACGACGGTAAGGGGCGTGGAGCGGGACCTGGCCCTGTCCCACAGCCTGGTGCGGCAGACGCCGGTGGGCATCGCGGTGTTCGACACCGACCTGCGGTGGGTCGGGGTCAACCCGGCGCTGGAGCGCATCAACGGCGTGCCCGAGGAGCAGGTCGTCGGGCGCCGGGTCGGTGAGATGCTGCCCGGTCTCGACGTCGCGGCCATCGAGGCGCGGATGCGGCACGTGCTGATCACCGGCAAGCCGCTGCTCGACCAGCAGACCGTGGGCCGGACCGCGGCCGACGTCGTGGACCGGGCGTACTCGGAGTCGTACCACCGCATCGAGGACGCGCAGGGCCGGGTCCTCGGGCTGGCGATGGCCGTCCTGGACGTCACCGAGCGGGAGCAGGCGGCCGCCGAGGTCGCGCAGGCGCGCCAGCATCTGTCCGTCGTGGCGGAGGCCGGGGTCCGGATCGGCACGACGCTGGACCTTCAGCAGACCGCGCGGGAGCTGGCCGACGTGGCGGTCCCGCATGTGGCCGACCTGGCCGCCGTCGACGTACTCGAATCGGTCGTCACGGACGGCACGATCACCCCGGTGACCGAGGACGCGCAGGTCGAGTTCCGCGCGCTGGCCGTCGCCGCCGGATACCTGACCGACGCGATCCACGCGGCGGACCCGGTGGGCGAGTTGGCCACCTACGGCCCCAACCGCATCATCACCCAGTGCGTCCGCGAGGCCGGCCCGATCCTCGTCGAACGGGTCGACCCGCCGACCATGCGCCGCATCGCCCGGGACGGCCGCGCCGCCCAGACCCTGCGCACGGCAGGCGTCCACTCCTACCTGGCCGTCCCATTGATGGCCCGCGGGGAGGTCCTCGGCACGCTGAGCCTCTACCGCACCGTCAACGAGCGCCCCTTCGACGAACAGGACCGCGTCCTCGCCACGGAACTCGCCGCGCGCGCCGCGATCTGCATCGACAACGCCCGCCTCTACGGCCGCGAACGCACCACCGCGCTGACCCTCCAGCGCAGCCTGCTGCCACCCGCCCCGGCCCGGCAGGAGGGCCTCGACATCGCCGCCCGCTACCTCCCGGCACTGAGCGAGGTCGGCGGCGACTGGTACGACGTGCTGCCGCTGGGACCGGGCCGCACCGGTCTCGTCGTGGGCGACGTGATGGGCAAGGGCGTCCAAGCCGCCGCCATCATGGGCCAGTTGAGCACCGCGACCCGCGCACTGGCGCGGCTCGACCTCCCACCCGCCGAGTTGCTGCACCACCTCGACGACCTCACCGGTTCCCTCGGCGACGCGATCGCCACGTGCGCGTACGGAGTCGTCGACCTGGGCCGGGGAACCTGCGCGCTCTCAAGTGCCGGGCATCTGCCGCCCGTTCTGATCCATCCCGACGGCAACGCGGAGCTCCTCGACATCCCCGGCGGAGTCCCCCTGGGCGTCGGCGGCGTCGACTTCGGGACCGCCGAAGTCGACTTCACCACAGGCGCGTTGCTCGCCCTCTACTCCGACGGGCTGGTGGAGAACCGCGGCGAGAACATCGACGTCGGACTGCACGCGCTGACGCGGCTGTTGCAGAGCTCCCGCCGCCCTCTGGAGCAGACGAGCGACATGCTCCTCAACGCGCTGCGCCCGGAGCCCGACGACGACGTGGCGCTCCTCCTGGTCCGCGTCACCGGCTGA
- a CDS encoding GlxA family transcriptional regulator, whose protein sequence is MHTVAILVLDHVVPFDMATPMEVFGRTRLPDGRSAYRVRVCGETPEVRTDGFALRVDHGLEALADADTIVVPGRSEQAAPPSPRVLAALREAAAAGTRIVSICVGAFVLAEAGLLDGLRATTHWVAADALARSYPLVEVQPDVLYVDNGQILTSAGAAAGLDLCLHLIRRDYGSAVAADAARLSVMPLEREGGQAQFIVHQHPPVPQGSTLEPLLRWIEDNLSQEVTLSALASRSGMSERTFSRRFREQTGSTPLQWLLRARVRRAQYLLENSDHTVERIAQQAGFGSPTAFRERFRRVVGTSPQAYRSAFHGRKVPEVAFS, encoded by the coding sequence ATGCACACCGTCGCGATCCTCGTTCTCGATCATGTGGTGCCGTTCGACATGGCGACACCGATGGAGGTGTTCGGCCGTACCCGACTGCCGGACGGCCGCAGCGCCTACCGGGTGCGGGTGTGCGGCGAGACGCCGGAGGTGCGGACGGACGGGTTCGCGCTGCGGGTCGATCACGGGCTCGAAGCGCTGGCGGACGCCGACACCATCGTCGTCCCGGGCCGCTCGGAGCAGGCCGCGCCGCCCTCCCCCCGGGTGCTGGCGGCACTGCGGGAGGCGGCAGCGGCGGGGACGCGGATCGTGTCCATCTGCGTGGGTGCCTTCGTGCTGGCCGAGGCCGGACTGCTGGACGGGCTGCGCGCCACCACGCACTGGGTCGCCGCCGACGCGTTGGCCCGGTCCTACCCTCTGGTCGAGGTGCAGCCGGACGTGCTGTACGTCGACAACGGACAGATCCTCACCTCGGCCGGGGCAGCGGCCGGCCTCGACCTGTGTCTGCACCTCATCCGGCGGGACTACGGCTCGGCGGTCGCCGCGGACGCGGCCCGGCTGTCGGTGATGCCGCTCGAACGCGAGGGCGGCCAGGCCCAGTTCATCGTCCACCAGCACCCGCCGGTCCCGCAGGGCTCGACCCTCGAACCGCTGCTCCGGTGGATCGAGGACAACCTCTCCCAGGAGGTCACCCTGAGCGCGCTGGCTTCGCGATCGGGCATGAGCGAGCGGACGTTCAGCCGCCGTTTCCGTGAACAGACGGGCAGCACACCGCTTCAGTGGCTGCTGCGGGCCCGTGTGCGACGCGCCCAGTACCTGCTGGAGAACAGCGACCACACCGTCGAACGCATCGCCCAGCAGGCCGGGTTCGGCTCCCCCACCGCGTTCCGCGAGCGCTTCCGCCGGGTGGTCGGGACCAGCCCGCAGGCGTACCGCTCGGCGTTCCACGGCAGGAAGGTTCCCGAAGTCGCCTTCTCCTGA
- a CDS encoding DUF5133 domain-containing protein — MLVPDPKAVRKLLTRYAVLRISQSERHRPQAAAELNDVVYTLCVMMGTTGIREAIVKADALLAAARSTPGGVVEDGRAVA; from the coding sequence GTGCTGGTGCCGGACCCGAAGGCCGTCAGAAAACTGCTCACCCGGTACGCGGTGCTGCGCATCTCCCAGTCGGAGCGCCACCGGCCGCAGGCGGCCGCCGAGTTGAACGACGTCGTCTACACGCTCTGCGTGATGATGGGCACCACCGGCATCCGGGAGGCCATCGTCAAGGCGGACGCCCTGCTGGCGGCGGCGCGCAGCACACCGGGCGGTGTGGTTGAGGACGGCCGCGCCGTGGCGTAG